The Populus alba chromosome 4, ASM523922v2, whole genome shotgun sequence genome contains a region encoding:
- the LOC118038778 gene encoding uncharacterized protein, translated as MDNQRSSVLSWGYYCQGKTMDDLRNSLLYTTLELEQTKLAVQEELRKKDDQLFHLKDLLSKAIRERDEAQEKWKRLAIEKVLLQQQQHHQNAPLSGISSIEDEPRRGIDSSNGFSSSDCEESIVSSPVIDPTPQPSQLPQTAAPQTIPQAAIELVPEKPLPEKGKLLQAVMKAGPLLQTLLLAGPLPQWRHPPPPLDSFEIPPVTIPPPPPPAVPQLTHQDSLTNPHGCYRKRVLSDGFDSPTETKYQRIALH; from the exons ATGGACAACCAAAGAAGTTCTGTTCTAAGCTGGGGTTACTACTGCCAAGGAAAG ACCATGGATGACCTTAGGAATTCCCTTCTGTACACAACTCTAGAGCTTGAGCAAACAAAGCTGGCAGTCCAAGAAGAGCTAAGAAAGAAAGACGACCAATTGTTTCATCTCAAGGATCTATTGAGCAAAGCCATCAGAGAAAGAGACGAGGCACAAGAGAAATGGAAAAGACTCGCCATTGAGAAGGTCCTACTccagcagcagcaacatcaccAAAATGCCCCTCTCTCTGGGATTTCCAGCATTGAGGATGAACCAAGAAGAGGAATTGACTCCAGCAATGGCTTCTCATCATCAGATTGTGAGGAGAGCATTGTTTCATCTCCTGTTATTGACCCAACTCCACAACCATCCCAATTGCCCCAAACAGCAGCACCACAAACTATCCCTCAGGCAGCAATTGAGTTGGTTCCTGAGAAGCCATTACCTGAAAAGGGGAAGCTTTTACAGGCAGTGATGAAAGCTGGTCCACTCTTGCAGACTCTCCTCCTAGCAGGGCCACTTCCTCAATGGAGacacccaccaccaccactcgATTCCTTTGAGATCCCCCCTGTCACcataccaccaccaccaccacccgcAGTGCCTCAGCTCACCCACCAAGACTCATTAACCAACCCTCATGGTTGCTATAGAAAAAGGGTTCTCTCTGATGGCTTTGATTCTCCTACAGAGACCAAGTACCAAAGGATAGCCCTCCACTGA
- the LOC118038777 gene encoding protein SOSEKI 3 isoform X1 has protein sequence METTRMKKYNRQLSPERAKVWTERSPKYQQQNRKVAVVYYLCRNRQLEHPHFIEVPLASPDGLYLRDVIERLNVLRGRGMASLYSWSSKRSYKNGFVWHDLCEDDLILPAHGNEYVLKGSELFEESNSDHFAPVGTIKMQNLKLLPQPASSRSQDDSSSASSLNGKETKHSQEDEISPRLQHPGSSGVSPESTVGKNSSWNGSLSLTEYKVYKSDGFANASTQTEENGSRPKSRETCTRGVSTDDASLERECKEDCQNRLPCVKENSEICENSVSPPQSSSSPSSSGGKTETLESLIRADVNKINSFRIIEEEDIRMPNNARLKASNMLMQLISCGSISVKDHSFGLVPTYRPRFSHSKFPSPLYSTSVMLGELDSLSENPRVTGLKLEEKEYFSGSLIEMKMLEGGDGLACLKRSSSYNADRMCKQPDSVEDNGESTSGHSKCISQSIKASLSKQPHCISLRSPVSDKPRNSSDGADGSQVIHYSLSNGGSQRITEPVPGKKQSKKLDSFREEERVIKIEESLLQELGL, from the exons atgGAGACGACGAGAATGAAAAAGTACAACAGGCAACTGAGTCCAGAGAGAGCAAAGGTGTGGACAGAGAGGTCACCAAAGTATCAACAACAGAACCGTAAAGTTGCTGTTGTTTATTACCTCTGTAGAAATCGCCAGCTGGAGCACCCTCATTTCATTGAAGTCCCTCTTGCTTCACCTGATGGTCTCTACCTTAGAG ATGTGATTGAGAGGCTTAATGTTTTGAGAGGGAGAGGGATGGCTTCCTTGTATTCTTGGTCTTCTAAGAG AAGCTATAAGAATGGATTTGTATGGCATGATCTCTGTGAGGATGATTTAATTCTTCCTGCTCATGGAAATGAATATGTTCTCAAAGGTTCTGAACTCTTTGAAGAATCTAATTCAG ATCATTTCGCTCCTGTTGGAAccataaaaatgcaaaatctgAAACTATTGCCACAACCAGCTTCTTCTAGAAGTCAAGATGACTCCTCGTCAGCTTCAAGTTTGAATGGAAAGGAAACAAAGCATTCTCAGGAAGATGAAATCTCCCCTAGACTGCAACATCCTGGCTCCTCTGGCGTGTCTCCAGAGTCTACTGTTGGAAAGAATTCTTCGTGGAATGGCTCTCTTAGCTTGACAGAATACAAGGTTTACAAGAGTGATGGATTCGCAAATGCTTCGACTCAGACCGAGGAAAATggaagcagacctaaatcccgAGAAACTTGTACGAGGGGTGTCTCGACTGATGATGCTTCTCTGGAACGGGAATGCAAAGAGGATTGTCAAAATCGGCTTCCATGCGTGAAGGAAAATTCTGAGATATGTGAGAATTCAGTTTCCCCTCCCCAGTCTTCCTCTAGCCCATCATCGTCGGGCGGGAAGACTGAAACTTTGGAGTCTCTTATTAGAGCTGATGTTAATAAAATCAACAGTTTTAGAATTATTGAAGAGGAAGACATTCGAATGCCAAACAATGCAAGACTCAAGGCCAGTAATATGTTGATGCAATTGATCTCCTGTGGGTCAATTTCAGTGAAAGATCACAGTTTTGGACTGGTTCCAACCTACAGGCCGAGATTTTCTCATTCAAAGTTTCCCTCACCGTTGTACTCTACTTCAGTAATGTTAGGAGAGCTTGATAGCTTGTCAGAGAATCCAAGGGTGACGGGTCTCAAATTGGAAGAAAAGGAGTATTTCAGTGGGAGCCTGATCGAGATGAAAATGCTAGAGGGAGGAGATGGGCTTGCTTGTCTGAAGCGTTCTTCTTCGTACAATGCAGACAG gATGTGTAAACAACCAGATTCAGTTGAAGACAATGGCGAGTCAACCTCTGGACACTCAAAATGCATCTCACAATCAATAAAAGCCTCCCTAAGCAAGCAGCCGCACTGCATATCTTTGCGATCACCTGTTTCTGATAAACCTAGAAACTCCTCAGACGGGGCTGATGGCTCTCAAGTAATACATTATAGCTTATCAAATGGTGGCAGTCAAAGAATCACAGAGCCTGTTCCAGGTAAGAAACAATCAAAGAAGCTCGATTCTTTCAGAGAGGAGGAGAGGGTGATCAAGATCGAAGAAA GCTTGCTTCAGGAGCTCGGGTTATAA
- the LOC118038777 gene encoding protein SOSEKI 3 isoform X2 — protein METTRMKKYNRQLSPERAKVWTERSPKYQQQNRKVAVVYYLCRNRQLEHPHFIEVPLASPDGLYLRDVIERLNVLRGRGMASLYSWSSKRSYKNGFVWHDLCEDDLILPAHGNEYVLKGSELFEESNSDHFAPVGTIKMQNLKLLPQPASSRSQDDSSSASSLNGKETKHSQEDEISPRLQHPGSSGVSPESTVGKNSSWNGSLSLTEYKVYKSDGFANASTQTEENGSRPKSRETCTRGVSTDDASLERECKEDCQNRLPCVKENSEICENSVSPPQSSSSPSSSGGKTETLESLIRADVNKINSFRIIEEEDIRMPNNARLKASNMLMQLISCGSISVKDHSFGLVPTYRPRFSHSKFPSPLYSTSVMLGELDSLSENPRVTGLKLEEKEYFSGSLIEMKMLEGGDGLACLKRSSSYNADRMCKQPDSVEDNGESTSGHSKCISQSIKASLSKQPHCISLRSPVSDKPRNSSDGADGSQVIHYSLSNGGSQRITEPVPGKKQSKKLDSFREEERVIKIEES, from the exons atgGAGACGACGAGAATGAAAAAGTACAACAGGCAACTGAGTCCAGAGAGAGCAAAGGTGTGGACAGAGAGGTCACCAAAGTATCAACAACAGAACCGTAAAGTTGCTGTTGTTTATTACCTCTGTAGAAATCGCCAGCTGGAGCACCCTCATTTCATTGAAGTCCCTCTTGCTTCACCTGATGGTCTCTACCTTAGAG ATGTGATTGAGAGGCTTAATGTTTTGAGAGGGAGAGGGATGGCTTCCTTGTATTCTTGGTCTTCTAAGAG AAGCTATAAGAATGGATTTGTATGGCATGATCTCTGTGAGGATGATTTAATTCTTCCTGCTCATGGAAATGAATATGTTCTCAAAGGTTCTGAACTCTTTGAAGAATCTAATTCAG ATCATTTCGCTCCTGTTGGAAccataaaaatgcaaaatctgAAACTATTGCCACAACCAGCTTCTTCTAGAAGTCAAGATGACTCCTCGTCAGCTTCAAGTTTGAATGGAAAGGAAACAAAGCATTCTCAGGAAGATGAAATCTCCCCTAGACTGCAACATCCTGGCTCCTCTGGCGTGTCTCCAGAGTCTACTGTTGGAAAGAATTCTTCGTGGAATGGCTCTCTTAGCTTGACAGAATACAAGGTTTACAAGAGTGATGGATTCGCAAATGCTTCGACTCAGACCGAGGAAAATggaagcagacctaaatcccgAGAAACTTGTACGAGGGGTGTCTCGACTGATGATGCTTCTCTGGAACGGGAATGCAAAGAGGATTGTCAAAATCGGCTTCCATGCGTGAAGGAAAATTCTGAGATATGTGAGAATTCAGTTTCCCCTCCCCAGTCTTCCTCTAGCCCATCATCGTCGGGCGGGAAGACTGAAACTTTGGAGTCTCTTATTAGAGCTGATGTTAATAAAATCAACAGTTTTAGAATTATTGAAGAGGAAGACATTCGAATGCCAAACAATGCAAGACTCAAGGCCAGTAATATGTTGATGCAATTGATCTCCTGTGGGTCAATTTCAGTGAAAGATCACAGTTTTGGACTGGTTCCAACCTACAGGCCGAGATTTTCTCATTCAAAGTTTCCCTCACCGTTGTACTCTACTTCAGTAATGTTAGGAGAGCTTGATAGCTTGTCAGAGAATCCAAGGGTGACGGGTCTCAAATTGGAAGAAAAGGAGTATTTCAGTGGGAGCCTGATCGAGATGAAAATGCTAGAGGGAGGAGATGGGCTTGCTTGTCTGAAGCGTTCTTCTTCGTACAATGCAGACAG gATGTGTAAACAACCAGATTCAGTTGAAGACAATGGCGAGTCAACCTCTGGACACTCAAAATGCATCTCACAATCAATAAAAGCCTCCCTAAGCAAGCAGCCGCACTGCATATCTTTGCGATCACCTGTTTCTGATAAACCTAGAAACTCCTCAGACGGGGCTGATGGCTCTCAAGTAATACATTATAGCTTATCAAATGGTGGCAGTCAAAGAATCACAGAGCCTGTTCCAGGTAAGAAACAATCAAAGAAGCTCGATTCTTTCAGAGAGGAGGAGAGGGTGATCAAGATCGAAGAAAGTTAA